In one window of Pseudodesulfovibrio sediminis DNA:
- a CDS encoding TerC family protein: MLEGLWTLENLIALITLAGLEIVLGIDNIVFVVVVTNKLPEASRATARRFGIGLAMLTRIGLLLAISAIMGLTAPLFTLFDHVVSGRDLVLLIGGLFLLAKATHEIHDKLEGPGRDESAVRAGYSYFGAIVQIMLLDLVFSLDSVITAVGMAKHIEVMIAAIVIAVMVMLLFAGPVSEFVSAHPTVQMLAFSFLLLVGIFLMVEGMHKHIDRGYIYFAMAFSLFVEFLNLRMKKRRERAANS, encoded by the coding sequence ATGTTGGAAGGATTGTGGACACTGGAAAATCTTATTGCCCTCATCACGTTGGCAGGGCTGGAAATCGTCCTTGGCATTGACAATATCGTCTTTGTCGTGGTGGTCACCAACAAGCTGCCCGAGGCGTCCCGGGCCACAGCCCGCAGGTTCGGCATCGGGCTGGCCATGCTCACGCGCATCGGGCTCCTGCTGGCCATATCCGCCATCATGGGGCTGACCGCGCCGCTCTTCACGCTCTTCGATCATGTGGTTTCAGGGCGGGATCTGGTTCTGCTTATCGGAGGACTCTTTCTGCTGGCCAAAGCCACCCACGAGATTCATGACAAACTGGAAGGACCGGGACGTGATGAAAGCGCGGTGCGCGCCGGATATTCATATTTCGGGGCCATTGTCCAGATCATGCTGCTGGATCTCGTGTTTTCCCTGGATTCCGTCATCACTGCCGTGGGCATGGCAAAACACATTGAGGTCATGATCGCCGCCATTGTCATCGCGGTGATGGTCATGCTGCTCTTTGCCGGTCCGGTCAGCGAGTTCGTGTCCGCCCATCCTACGGTGCAGATGCTCGCCTTCTCCTTCCTGCTTCTGGTCGGGATATTCCTCATGGTCGAGGGCATGCACAAGCATATCGACCGGGGCTATATCTATTTTGCCATGGCCTTTTCGCTTTTTGTGGAGTTCCTGAATCTGCGTATGAAAAAGCGCAGGGAGCGGGCCGCCAACAGCTAA
- a CDS encoding class I SAM-dependent methyltransferase, with translation MDEYSRYARLYDFLITPAMRPMHGHMHALLTEHRCTTIAELCCGTGAMAGQLDQAGMTVIGVDSSAAMLRVARKKRPSVHFIQANASTLPLPDRQFDAATISFALHEKPQPTAHAILTEARRIVRPDGMILVTDYRLPKHGSGAWAGRCIATIERIAGKEHHAHFSRYMAGGGTDTFLKQAGLDAQCTETFMSGWAGVYLAR, from the coding sequence ATGGATGAATACAGCCGGTATGCACGCCTCTATGATTTTCTCATCACCCCGGCCATGCGCCCAATGCACGGACACATGCACGCCCTGCTCACAGAGCACAGGTGTACTACCATAGCGGAGCTCTGTTGCGGGACCGGAGCCATGGCCGGTCAACTCGATCAGGCGGGCATGACGGTCATCGGCGTGGACAGTTCAGCGGCCATGCTGAGAGTGGCCCGAAAAAAACGGCCGTCCGTGCACTTCATACAGGCGAACGCCTCGACCCTTCCCCTGCCGGACCGACAGTTTGATGCGGCAACCATCAGCTTTGCCCTGCATGAAAAACCGCAGCCCACAGCCCATGCGATCCTGACCGAAGCACGGCGCATTGTCAGGCCCGACGGCATGATTCTGGTGACGGATTACAGGTTACCGAAACACGGCAGCGGCGCATGGGCCGGACGATGTATCGCCACCATCGAACGCATCGCCGGGAAAGAGCATCACGCGCATTTTTCCCGGTACATGGCCGGTGGCGGCACAGACACGTTTCTCAAACAGGCGGGGTTGGACGCGCAGTGCACCGAGACATTCATGTCCGGGTGGGCAGGCGTCTATCTGGCCCGATAG
- a CDS encoding substrate-binding periplasmic protein, translated as MKKHCLAHFILLPLIVLLTVPWVTPTMASGYPEWQPPKAVIFGMPYLGQAVKKGGTGLVSSILKAVFDGAGYAFQHKDLPYKRALKNLRAGTIDCTLDIKDKQKGVAQAAKMLVAYDLAVAYLRTRGFKDIKELDGQRVAYLHGFDIQSVLPVQVKPQLSYDLSSAFHMLDRGHVTYIIDDEQLLKDALYESKLPTSAFMITKIRSMEVHPIFTDNEKGRKLRDVYDRRMREMTVSGELEDILKANGMSDADIKIILDANKSRNG; from the coding sequence GTGAAAAAACACTGCCTTGCACACTTCATATTACTGCCGCTGATCGTCCTGTTGACCGTCCCCTGGGTGACCCCAACCATGGCCTCCGGCTACCCTGAATGGCAACCGCCCAAGGCGGTCATCTTTGGCATGCCCTATCTCGGCCAGGCCGTAAAAAAGGGCGGCACCGGGCTGGTCTCAAGCATCCTCAAAGCCGTGTTCGATGGAGCAGGATATGCCTTCCAGCACAAGGACCTGCCGTACAAACGGGCGCTGAAAAACCTCAGGGCAGGCACCATTGACTGCACACTGGACATCAAGGACAAACAGAAAGGTGTTGCCCAGGCTGCCAAGATGCTGGTCGCCTATGATCTGGCCGTGGCCTATCTGCGAACCAGAGGTTTCAAGGACATCAAGGAGCTGGATGGACAACGGGTGGCGTATCTTCATGGCTTCGACATTCAGTCGGTCCTGCCCGTACAGGTCAAACCGCAGTTGTCGTATGACCTGAGTTCCGCCTTCCACATGCTTGATCGCGGTCATGTGACGTACATCATCGATGACGAACAGTTGCTCAAGGACGCGCTCTATGAGTCCAAACTTCCGACCAGTGCGTTCATGATCACCAAGATCAGGAGCATGGAGGTTCACCCCATCTTCACTGACAATGAAAAAGGCCGCAAACTGCGCGATGTCTATGACAGACGCATGCGGGAAATGACCGTCTCCGGTGAACTGGAAGACATACTGAAAGCCAACGGGATGTCTGATGCAGACATCAAAATAATCCTGGATGCCAACAAGTCGCGCAATGGATGA
- a CDS encoding Crp/Fnr family transcriptional regulator — protein MKFSGINLLDELERVELAELRSVFNERTYAKGQVIYRADEQDNLVFIIARGRVRIYLAYEDKEFTLAILGSGDLYATHAGCYVQAFEDAALLVTDVQSVKRCMSEVPLFTRTMVRVLGHILQNAFSIIGGLAFKDIYNRLMDYMVSEARESGVPEGKGVVIRIDLTIEQLSQLMGATRQTVSTLLNDMERAGLMKKRVRGEYFIPDVGALERAAGADF, from the coding sequence ATGAAATTTTCAGGAATAAACCTGCTGGATGAGTTGGAGCGCGTAGAGCTGGCGGAACTGCGCAGTGTGTTCAATGAACGGACATATGCCAAGGGGCAGGTTATTTACAGGGCCGATGAGCAGGACAACCTTGTTTTCATCATCGCCCGAGGGCGAGTACGGATATATCTCGCCTATGAGGACAAGGAATTCACCCTTGCCATTCTCGGCTCAGGCGACCTCTATGCCACCCACGCCGGATGTTATGTTCAGGCCTTCGAGGATGCCGCTCTGCTTGTTACCGATGTTCAGTCCGTCAAGCGCTGTATGTCCGAGGTCCCGCTTTTCACCCGCACCATGGTCCGAGTGCTCGGCCATATCCTGCAAAACGCCTTCTCCATCATTGGCGGCCTTGCTTTTAAAGATATATACAACCGCCTCATGGATTATATGGTCAGTGAGGCGCGGGAATCCGGCGTTCCTGAAGGCAAAGGTGTCGTGATCAGAATCGACCTGACCATTGAACAACTTTCCCAACTCATGGGAGCCACACGACAGACCGTGTCCACATTGCTGAACGACATGGAACGCGCCGGCCTGATGAAAAAGCGCGTCCGGGGTGAATACTTCATCCCGGACGTGGGCGCCCTGGAGCGAGCGGCCGGCGCTGATTTTTAA
- the cooS gene encoding anaerobic carbon-monoxide dehydrogenase catalytic subunit, protein MAKEPRPIDDLTIWDDAKAMLKKARAEGIETVHERLDRQTPHCKMCELGTSCRNCTMGPCRITAKNPLGVCGADADVVVARNFGRFVTGGAAGHSDHGRDLIEVLEAIVEGKTNDYKIVEEGKLIAIAGEVGIETDDRAIIDIAHDVMECFFADFGSRKKEVSFLSRVPQKRKDLWAKLGMTPRGVDREIAEMMHRTHMGCDNDAPNTLIHAARTSLADGWGGSMIGTELSDVIFGVPTPKMSTANLGVIKEDQVNILVHGHNPVVSEMILAAAREPELLARAKELGATGINVAGLCCTGNELLMRQGIPMAGNHLMTELAIITGAVEAIVVDYQCIMPSLVQISGCYHTKFIDTANKARFTGGIHVDFQPNTAMVQAREIVSIAVEGYAQRDAGRVDIPCEPIDIMTGFSNEAVIEALGGSLDPLVQAIASGDIRGAVGIVGCNNPKIQQDSMNVKLAEELIKKDILVLVTGCVTTAAGKAGLLVPDAIEKAGPGLKKVCGSLGIPPVLHYGSCVDNARILQLCAALANALDVDISDLPVGASSPEWYSEKAAAIGLYAVASGIYTHLGHPPNILGSETVTNLAVSGLEDLVGATFFIEGDMVKAAEMFDTRIKTKRKALGLPE, encoded by the coding sequence ATGGCAAAGGAACCAAGACCAATTGACGATCTGACCATTTGGGATGATGCCAAGGCCATGCTGAAAAAGGCGCGTGCTGAGGGAATCGAAACCGTCCATGAGCGGTTGGACAGGCAGACACCACATTGTAAAATGTGTGAGCTGGGCACATCCTGCCGTAACTGTACAATGGGGCCGTGCCGGATTACCGCCAAAAATCCGCTTGGTGTGTGCGGTGCAGATGCCGATGTCGTCGTGGCCCGAAATTTCGGCCGATTCGTGACTGGCGGCGCTGCCGGACACTCCGACCACGGCCGCGACCTCATTGAGGTGCTCGAAGCCATTGTCGAAGGCAAAACCAACGACTACAAAATCGTTGAGGAAGGCAAACTGATCGCCATTGCCGGCGAGGTTGGCATCGAAACTGACGACCGTGCTATCATTGATATTGCCCATGATGTCATGGAGTGTTTTTTCGCCGATTTCGGTTCCCGCAAAAAGGAAGTCTCCTTCCTGTCTCGCGTACCGCAAAAACGCAAGGACCTCTGGGCCAAACTCGGCATGACACCGCGTGGTGTTGACCGTGAAATCGCCGAAATGATGCATCGCACCCATATGGGATGTGACAACGACGCACCCAACACACTCATTCATGCGGCCCGGACTTCGCTGGCGGACGGTTGGGGCGGCTCCATGATCGGCACCGAACTGTCAGACGTCATATTCGGCGTGCCCACACCAAAGATGTCCACCGCCAATCTCGGTGTCATCAAGGAAGATCAGGTCAACATTCTGGTGCACGGGCACAACCCCGTTGTCTCCGAAATGATTCTGGCCGCAGCCCGCGAACCGGAACTGCTGGCCCGCGCCAAGGAGCTCGGCGCAACCGGCATCAATGTGGCCGGACTTTGCTGCACAGGCAACGAATTGCTCATGCGCCAGGGTATTCCCATGGCGGGTAATCATCTCATGACCGAGCTGGCCATCATCACGGGCGCAGTCGAGGCCATCGTGGTCGACTATCAGTGCATCATGCCGTCTCTTGTTCAGATTTCCGGCTGCTACCACACCAAATTCATCGACACTGCCAACAAAGCGCGCTTCACCGGCGGCATCCATGTTGATTTCCAGCCCAACACCGCCATGGTCCAGGCTCGTGAAATCGTGTCCATCGCTGTGGAAGGCTATGCCCAGCGTGATGCCGGGCGCGTTGATATTCCGTGCGAGCCTATCGACATCATGACCGGCTTTTCCAATGAAGCTGTAATCGAAGCTCTCGGCGGCTCACTCGATCCGTTAGTTCAGGCCATCGCAAGCGGAGACATTCGGGGCGCGGTCGGCATTGTCGGTTGTAACAACCCGAAGATTCAGCAGGATTCCATGAACGTGAAGCTTGCCGAAGAGTTGATCAAAAAGGATATCCTCGTCCTTGTCACCGGGTGTGTGACCACCGCGGCAGGCAAGGCCGGACTGCTCGTGCCGGACGCTATTGAAAAGGCTGGCCCGGGTCTCAAGAAAGTCTGTGGTTCACTGGGTATCCCGCCCGTTTTGCATTATGGTTCCTGTGTGGACAACGCTCGTATTCTGCAACTGTGTGCGGCCCTTGCCAATGCGTTGGATGTGGATATTTCCGATCTGCCTGTGGGTGCCTCCTCGCCTGAATGGTATTCGGAAAAAGCCGCTGCCATCGGACTCTATGCCGTGGCGTCAGGCATTTACACCCACCTCGGGCATCCGCCGAATATCCTCGGTTCCGAGACCGTCACCAATCTTGCTGTCTCGGGACTCGAGGATCTGGTCGGTGCAACCTTCTTTATCGAAGGCGATATGGTCAAGGCCGCAGAGATGTTCGACACCCGCATCAAAACCAAACGCAAAGCCCTGGGCCTCCCTGAATAG
- a CDS encoding AAA family ATPase, whose protein sequence is MKIAFAGKGGVGKTSLCAWVADYLARQGKNVWLVDADTALSLGQASGLVLDQLPSPLIQREDLVREHIHAGGFLNLNPDVGNLPDELGVDVPLSGPPIAGVDPGRKRLLVMGAVTNAGGGCACDANALLKALLGHIVMDRDEWVLVDLEAGVEHLGRGTVAHVDGLIVVSEPSMRSLQTGAEVGRMAGDLGLKNQALVLNRHEGGPPPKLDGLPQWSVTIPPLRGVIERQMTDASVLGLPETDLVDGIVQALLDHLGQ, encoded by the coding sequence ATGAAAATAGCGTTCGCAGGTAAGGGTGGAGTCGGGAAAACGTCCTTGTGCGCGTGGGTAGCCGATTATCTGGCTCGGCAGGGGAAGAATGTATGGTTGGTGGATGCGGACACCGCGCTTTCGTTGGGTCAGGCTTCCGGGTTGGTACTGGATCAGTTGCCGAGCCCCCTTATTCAGCGTGAAGATCTGGTGCGTGAACACATCCATGCCGGTGGTTTCCTGAATCTCAACCCGGATGTCGGCAATCTGCCGGATGAGTTGGGTGTGGATGTGCCGTTGAGCGGTCCGCCCATTGCCGGAGTCGATCCAGGGCGTAAACGGCTCCTTGTCATGGGAGCTGTGACCAATGCCGGCGGCGGGTGCGCCTGTGATGCAAACGCGCTGCTCAAGGCCTTGCTGGGACATATTGTCATGGACCGTGACGAATGGGTGCTTGTGGACCTTGAGGCTGGTGTTGAACATTTGGGGCGCGGAACCGTGGCTCATGTGGATGGGCTGATCGTGGTTTCCGAACCATCCATGCGTAGTTTGCAGACTGGTGCTGAAGTAGGTCGTATGGCTGGAGATCTGGGGTTGAAAAACCAGGCCTTGGTGCTTAACCGGCATGAGGGCGGGCCCCCGCCAAAACTGGACGGATTGCCGCAGTGGAGCGTGACCATACCGCCTCTGCGTGGGGTGATAGAACGGCAGATGACCGATGCCTCTGTGCTGGGCCTGCCGGAGACGGATCTGGTGGATGGAATTGTGCAGGCGCTGCTTGATCATCTGGGGCAGTGA
- a CDS encoding LA_2272 family surface repeat-containing protein, with protein MKKIILTAIICLMALPAFAAEPFQLSLVPDVALHSRSTRIDGVALSIWGENPQSALALGIINGSSGDSAGFSWGFVNYADNYTGVQWGLVNYNHHSFTGWQAGFVNASSTMTGLQTGFINYADTAQPGLQIGLINVIKRNQWFNEMPNGLAPVFPIVNWRF; from the coding sequence ATGAAAAAAATTATTCTGACAGCCATTATCTGTCTTATGGCCTTGCCCGCATTTGCTGCCGAGCCCTTTCAGCTCAGCCTTGTTCCCGATGTTGCCCTTCATTCCAGATCCACCCGCATCGACGGAGTGGCCCTGAGCATCTGGGGTGAGAACCCGCAATCCGCTCTGGCTCTGGGTATCATCAACGGCTCCAGCGGCGACAGTGCCGGTTTTTCCTGGGGGTTCGTCAACTACGCCGACAATTACACCGGCGTACAGTGGGGGCTGGTCAACTACAACCACCACTCCTTCACCGGCTGGCAGGCAGGATTCGTCAACGCATCCAGCACCATGACCGGCCTGCAAACCGGATTCATCAACTATGCAGACACAGCCCAGCCCGGTCTGCAGATCGGTCTGATCAACGTCATCAAGAGAAACCAGTGGTTCAACGAAATGCCCAACGGGCTGGCTCCGGTCTTCCCCATCGTCAACTGGCGTTTCTAA
- a CDS encoding HAD family hydrolase has product MSIAVLFDMDGVIFDSEPIHEKIFIEFARSLGFSITPDVYQRYIGTSSISQWRDMKAMHDLEGTPKELSDAKMERYKAYLAATTGLKPIPGITALLDGLQAEAIPFALASSNNNDVIEATLTSIGLRETFSTYVGGDDVSRAKPDPAIFLLAADRLGVSPDRCVVIEDSTNGVIAAKRAGMRCVGFDNPNSPGQTLVKADLLVTSIHQLTTRRLTELLTT; this is encoded by the coding sequence ATGTCCATCGCCGTCCTCTTTGACATGGACGGGGTCATATTCGACTCCGAACCCATTCATGAAAAAATCTTCATCGAGTTTGCGCGCTCACTCGGGTTTTCCATCACGCCCGACGTCTACCAGCGCTATATCGGCACCTCCAGCATCAGCCAATGGCGGGACATGAAGGCCATGCATGACCTTGAAGGCACGCCAAAGGAACTCTCCGACGCAAAAATGGAGCGGTACAAGGCATATCTGGCCGCGACGACCGGGCTGAAACCCATTCCCGGCATAACGGCGCTGCTCGACGGTCTGCAAGCCGAAGCCATCCCCTTTGCCCTGGCTTCCTCCAACAACAACGACGTCATCGAGGCCACGCTCACGTCCATCGGACTCAGGGAGACCTTCAGCACCTATGTGGGCGGCGACGACGTGTCACGCGCAAAACCGGACCCGGCCATCTTCCTGCTGGCCGCAGACAGACTCGGCGTGTCCCCTGACCGCTGCGTGGTCATAGAGGACTCCACCAACGGCGTCATCGCAGCAAAGCGGGCGGGCATGCGGTGCGTGGGGTTCGACAACCCCAACTCACCGGGGCAGACGCTCGTTAAAGCCGACCTGCTTGTCACATCCATCCACCAGCTGACCACTCGAAGACTGACCGAACTGCTCACGACCTGA
- a CDS encoding ABC transporter ATP-binding protein: protein MNDSIQVTLKHVSKHFGKVRAVDNIDIEFAPGTLTTLLGPSGCGKTTLLRLVSGLEPATAGEIWFGDENVTALSATRRDVGMVFQSYALFPHMTVEQNVGYGLGVLKVPADETKERVREVLQMVDMDGYQSRYPNELSGGQQQRVAVARAMVLRPKVLLFDEPLSNIDSKLRRSMRDDIRRLQQASGITSIYVTHDQAEALAVSDEIIVMKDGAIEQQGPPRALYHKPETSFVANFIGESNVVKGILSSKGTSKIITYGDATIELPTTEQTDHSDGPVSLSLRPEVIEVVHKSETTEAALSGTIKQNAYMGPVIEYTIDTQCGPLFTRAPAYAGVFESGEEVGVLVRPDEIIVIPENGDTTAA, encoded by the coding sequence ATGAATGATTCCATACAAGTGACCCTGAAGCACGTGTCCAAGCACTTCGGCAAGGTGCGGGCCGTGGACAATATAGATATCGAATTTGCGCCCGGCACCCTGACCACCTTGCTCGGCCCTTCGGGCTGCGGCAAGACCACACTGCTCCGCCTCGTCTCCGGGCTGGAACCCGCCACGGCCGGCGAAATCTGGTTCGGCGATGAAAACGTGACCGCGTTGTCGGCCACCCGCCGAGACGTGGGCATGGTCTTCCAGAGCTACGCCCTGTTCCCGCACATGACCGTGGAGCAGAACGTGGGCTACGGCCTCGGCGTGCTCAAGGTCCCGGCTGACGAGACAAAGGAGCGGGTACGCGAAGTCCTCCAGATGGTGGACATGGACGGCTATCAGAGCCGCTATCCCAACGAGCTTTCAGGCGGCCAGCAGCAGCGCGTGGCCGTGGCCCGGGCCATGGTCCTGCGCCCCAAGGTGCTCCTGTTCGACGAGCCCCTGTCCAACATCGACTCCAAACTTCGTCGCTCCATGCGGGACGACATCCGCCGCCTGCAACAGGCATCGGGCATCACCTCCATCTACGTCACCCATGACCAGGCTGAAGCCCTGGCCGTGTCCGATGAGATCATTGTCATGAAAGACGGCGCCATCGAACAGCAGGGGCCGCCCCGCGCCCTGTACCACAAGCCCGAGACGTCCTTTGTGGCCAACTTCATCGGCGAATCAAATGTGGTCAAGGGAATCCTGTCCAGCAAAGGGACAAGCAAGATAATCACTTACGGCGACGCCACAATCGAACTGCCGACAACCGAGCAGACCGACCACTCGGACGGTCCGGTGAGCCTGTCCCTGCGACCGGAGGTGATTGAAGTTGTACACAAGTCCGAGACAACCGAGGCCGCCCTTTCAGGCACCATCAAGCAGAACGCCTACATGGGACCGGTCATCGAATACACCATCGACACCCAGTGCGGGCCGCTCTTTACCCGTGCCCCGGCCTATGCGGGTGTCTTTGAATCCGGCGAGGAGGTCGGCGTCCTCGTACGGCCGGATGAAATCATCGTCATCCCGGAAAACGGCGACACAACCGCGGCCTAG
- a CDS encoding ABC transporter permease — protein MRKHTYSAPGEVGPWVILSWTIIAFLAYWLLPWIALDYGLTDSTMEELLDAMAWNYSSLTMIVPAYLALIMPFAWIRLPGKGKGIVFTTLAGLGITGILYAFISTNTALGLGAGVVILCLAALGAIGVSELGYQRGDTFIAGAVIFVIFMVITFIFFPVWEIFNKLIFDGSGELAPFQFFEIITSFGIGRVIWNTLKLAFSVGAATTLFGLIFALYAVRATTRLRYLIRVFYILPIITPPFVVGMAMILLFGRAGMINDGLMMLFGPHGSLIPDIFERSGYIYGYPGIFLAQVLSLTPVSYMVISGMLSSINPAMEEASLTMRADRWATLWNVTFPLLRPAIANAFLLGMISSAADFGNPLVLGGDYDVLSTEIYFSIAGAQLDFTKAAALGLILLILSLSVFLIQKKWVGKKSYVTVTGVETAGNLTPLPAGLQRGLTLFISIWLVLVGFLYVSIFLGGFVTQWGADYSLTMKHHTELWLNGFSSGGWPSFFNSLSYSMLAAPLTTMAGILIAYILTRRKFLGRGIIDFGTVLIFAIPGTVTGVAYILAFNTSPLELTGTAAILIITMAIRAMPVGIRGGMSALSQISTNLEEASLLQRAGSFKTLKSVLLPLLKSTIVSSMAYSFIRAMTTVSAVIFLATAGTDVATTYILSRVESGETGVAVAYGSVLILIMLFFTLLVQAFTGRSKTEREVKTIRG, from the coding sequence ATGCGCAAACACACTTACTCCGCTCCGGGAGAGGTTGGCCCCTGGGTCATCCTCTCCTGGACGATCATCGCTTTTCTCGCCTACTGGCTGCTCCCCTGGATCGCTCTTGACTACGGGTTGACCGACTCCACCATGGAGGAATTGCTCGACGCCATGGCCTGGAACTACTCCAGCCTCACCATGATCGTTCCTGCCTATCTGGCGCTCATCATGCCCTTTGCCTGGATCAGACTGCCCGGCAAGGGCAAGGGGATCGTCTTCACGACCCTGGCCGGTCTCGGCATCACCGGCATCCTGTATGCCTTCATCTCTACCAACACCGCCCTTGGACTGGGGGCTGGCGTGGTCATTCTGTGTTTGGCAGCACTGGGTGCAATCGGCGTCTCGGAGCTGGGCTATCAGCGGGGCGACACCTTTATCGCGGGTGCAGTGATCTTTGTCATCTTCATGGTGATCACCTTTATCTTCTTTCCGGTGTGGGAGATTTTCAACAAGCTGATCTTTGATGGCTCCGGTGAACTCGCGCCCTTTCAGTTCTTTGAAATCATCACCTCGTTCGGCATTGGTCGCGTTATCTGGAACACGCTCAAGCTTGCCTTTTCCGTGGGCGCGGCCACCACGCTGTTCGGGTTGATATTCGCCCTGTACGCGGTCCGGGCCACTACCCGGCTGCGGTACCTGATCCGGGTCTTCTACATCCTGCCCATCATCACCCCGCCCTTTGTGGTCGGCATGGCCATGATCCTGCTCTTCGGGCGGGCCGGAATGATCAATGACGGCCTGATGATGCTTTTTGGCCCACACGGTTCGCTGATCCCCGACATCTTCGAACGATCGGGCTACATCTATGGCTACCCCGGCATCTTTCTAGCGCAGGTTCTCTCCCTGACCCCGGTGTCCTACATGGTCATCTCCGGCATGCTCTCCAGCATCAACCCGGCCATGGAAGAAGCCTCCCTGACCATGCGCGCCGATCGCTGGGCCACCCTGTGGAACGTCACGTTTCCCCTGCTCCGGCCAGCCATTGCCAATGCCTTCCTGCTCGGCATGATCTCGTCGGCCGCGGACTTCGGCAACCCGCTGGTGCTGGGCGGCGACTATGACGTGCTCTCAACGGAAATCTATTTCTCCATTGCCGGAGCGCAGCTTGATTTCACCAAGGCCGCGGCACTGGGCCTGATCCTGCTGATCCTCTCCCTGTCGGTCTTCCTCATCCAGAAGAAATGGGTGGGCAAAAAATCCTATGTCACGGTCACGGGCGTGGAGACCGCAGGCAACCTGACTCCGCTTCCCGCAGGGCTGCAACGCGGGCTGACGCTCTTCATCTCCATCTGGCTGGTACTGGTGGGCTTCCTCTATGTTTCCATTTTCCTGGGCGGCTTCGTCACCCAGTGGGGCGCGGACTATTCCCTGACCATGAAGCACCACACGGAGCTGTGGCTCAACGGCTTCTCCAGCGGGGGGTGGCCATCCTTCTTCAACTCTCTGTCCTACTCCATGCTGGCGGCCCCGCTGACCACCATGGCGGGCATACTCATCGCCTACATCCTGACCAGACGGAAATTCCTGGGACGCGGCATCATCGACTTCGGGACGGTGCTCATCTTCGCCATTCCCGGTACGGTTACCGGCGTGGCCTACATCCTCGCCTTCAACACGTCGCCCCTGGAGCTGACCGGCACGGCAGCCATCCTGATCATCACCATGGCCATCCGCGCCATGCCCGTGGGCATCAGAGGAGGCATGTCGGCCCTCAGCCAGATCTCCACCAACCTGGAAGAAGCGTCGCTGCTGCAACGGGCCGGGAGCTTCAAGACCCTCAAGTCCGTCCTGCTGCCCCTGCTCAAGTCCACCATCGTCTCTTCCATGGCGTACAGTTTCATTCGGGCCATGACCACGGTGTCCGCCGTGATCTTTCTGGCCACGGCCGGGACCGATGTGGCCACCACGTATATCCTCTCCCGAGTGGAGAGCGGCGAGACCGGTGTGGCCGTGGCCTATGGTTCGGTCCTTATCCTGATCATGCTCTTTTTCACCCTGCTCGTGCAGGCTTTCACCGGTCGCTCCAAGACGGAGCGGGAAGTGAAAACAATCCGAGGCTGA